The Herpetosiphonaceae bacterium genomic sequence ATCGTCGGCGACGTGTCGAGCGTCTGCCGCAGCAGAGCGGCGATCTGTGCCCAGCGGTAGGTGACGCCTTCCAGCGCCGCGCGGGCCATATCCAGCGCCGAGGTCGTCGTGCTGATGCCGGTGATCGTCGCGTGAATATCGCCCGCCCAGCCGGGACAGCGCTCGCCGGAGATGAACGGCAGCACCGTCAGGCCATGATCGTCACCGGCGGGATCGAGCAGATGGCGCTGAAGCGACACCAGATCGACCTGTAGCGTCCGCAGCGCCCAGGTCAGCACATTGCCGCCCTCGTTGGTCGCACCGCCCAGCAGCGGCAGCACGCGATCGACGCGGTAGCACCACAGGCCGCGCGGGATCGTCGGCACCGCTGCCGGAATCGTGCGCAGCGCGCCGGTCGTGCCGATGCTCAGCGCGATCCGGTCGGCGGTCGTGCAGCCGCTTCCAAGGTTGGCCGCCGCGCCATCGCCGATCGCGCCAAACCACGGAAGCGCGCGCAGCGAGGGCCAGCGCGCCGCCCACGGCTCGCGCAGCCCGATCAAGGACTCGCTCGCGTCGACCACGTCGCCAAGCTGTTCGCCATGAACGGGGAGCGCCGCCAGCAGCTCGTCGTCCCAGGCAAGGCTCGTGCGGTTGAGCAGGCCGGTCCACGCCGCCGCCGAGAAGGTGATCGTCGAGCGACCAAACAGCTCGTGCAGCAGCCACTCGCCCAGGCCCATCCAGCGCCGCGCCGCACGAAATACCTGCGGCTGCGATTGGGCCAGCCAGGTCAAGAGCGCCGGAAGATAGCTGGTCCGCAGCGGGCAGCCGGTGCGCTGCCAGATCGCGCGCTCATCCAGGCGCTCCCGCAGCAGGCGCGCGGCGGCGGCGCTGCGGGTATCGGCGTAGGTGTAGATCGGCGTCACGGGCTGGCCCGCAGCATCGGTGCCGAGCACGCTCGCCACATAGGTCGCCAGTCCAACCGCCGCGATGTCGCGCGCGCGAGGACCGGCAGCCGCCAGAACGCCGTCGATGCAGCGCGCGACACGATGGAGCACTCCGGCGGGATCGTCCTCGGCGGTGCCGTCGGCAGCCGTGAAGAACGAGCACCGCTCCTGCACCAGGCTGCCCGCCAGCATCGCGGCGCTGGCGTCATACAGCGCGGCGCGCGTGGACGAGCTGCCGATGTCGATCACCAGGATCAGCGGCGACTCGAGCGCAGGGGTGCTGCGTGGAAGCATCAGCGTTCCGTCCAGACGCTATGGAAGGTTCCGGGCCGGTCGATGCGCTGGTAGGTGTGCGCGCCGAAGTAATCGCGCTGCGCCTGAATGAGGTTCGCCGGTAGCCGCGCCGCGCGATACGAGTCGTAGTAGGCCAGCGCAGAGCTGAGCGCGGGCGTGGGAATGCCTAGCTCGGTCGCGGTGCGCAGCGCCTCGCGCCAGGGAGCATCGCGCTCCTGAATCGCCGCCGCGAACTGCTCGTCCAGCAGCAGATTCGGCAGGTCGGGCGCGGCGCGAAACGCGCGGGTCACATCGTCCAGAAAGCGCGCGCGAATGATGCAGCCTGCGCGCCACAGCGCGGCGACAGCGGCCAGATCGAGCTGATAGCTGTACTCGGCGGAGGCCGCGCGCAGCAAGGCCATGCCCTGAGCATAGGCGCAGATCTTGGAGGCATAGAGCGCCGCCCGCGCCGCCGCGATCAGCGCCGACCGCTCGCCCGTGTAGGTCGTCGTTGGACCGGAGAGCGCGTCGGCAGCGGCGACCCGCTCCGGTTTCAGCGCGGACAGCATACGCGCCTCGACCGCGGCGTTGATCGTCGGGATCGGAATGCCCAGATCAAAGCTGTTCTGCGAGGTCCACTTGCCGGTGCCTTTCTGCGCGGCGGTATCGAGCACCAGATCAACCAGCGGCTGCTCCGTCTCCGCATCGCGGGTGCGAAAGATCTCGGCGGTGATGTCGATCAGAAACGAGCTAAGCTCGCCCCGGCTCCACTCAGCGAACACATCGGCCAGCTCGTCGGCGGTCAGGCTCGCGCCGCGCCGCAGCAGATCGTAGATCTCGGCGATGAGCTGCATATCGCCGTACTCGATCCCGTTGTGGACCATTTTGACATAGTGCCCGGCGCCGCCCGGTCCCAGGTAGGAGACGCAGGGCGTGCCGTCGGGGGCGCGCGCCGCAATCGCCGTCAGGATCGGCGCAACCTCGTCGTAGGCCGCGCGGGGACCGCCCGGCATGATGCTGGGACCGTGCAGCGCGCCCTCCTCGCCGCCGGAGATGCCAACGCCCAAAAAGCGCAGGCCGGTCGCCTCGAGATCGCGGGTGCGGCGCTCGGTATCCTGAAAAAACGAGTTACCGCCGTCGAGCAGAATGTCGCCCGGCTCCAGCAGTGGCTGGATCTCGCCAATCACGGCATCCACGGGCGCTCCCGCCTGGACCATCAGGATGATCCGCCGTGGCCGCTTGAGCGATGCGACGAACACGGGCAGATCGGCTGCCGGAATCAGGTTCGCATCGGGATGCGCGCGCATCAGGGCTTCGGTGCGCGCGTAGGTACGGTTATACACGGCGACACGATTGCCCCGGCTGGCGATATTGCGCGCTAAGTTCTGGCCCATCACCGCCAGCCCCACCACACCAATGTCGGCTTGAGTCATTGCTGCACTTCCTTACAAAGAACAAAAGGCACCTGCTTTGTTCCCTTGTTCCTTTGCTCCTTTGTGTCCTTGTTTCCCTGCCTCCTGCACTAGGCTTGGTG encodes the following:
- a CDS encoding gluconokinase; the protein is MLPRSTPALESPLILVIDIGSSSTRAALYDASAAMLAGSLVQERCSFFTAADGTAEDDPAGVLHRVARCIDGVLAAAGPRARDIAAVGLATYVASVLGTDAAGQPVTPIYTYADTRSAAAARLLRERLDERAIWQRTGCPLRTSYLPALLTWLAQSQPQVFRAARRWMGLGEWLLHELFGRSTITFSAAAWTGLLNRTSLAWDDELLAALPVHGEQLGDVVDASESLIGLREPWAARWPSLRALPWFGAIGDGAAANLGSGCTTADRIALSIGTTGALRTIPAAVPTIPRGLWCYRVDRVLPLLGGATNEGGNVLTWALRTLQVDLVSLQRHLLDPAGDDHGLTVLPFISGERCPGWAGDIHATITGISTTTSALDMARAALEGVTYRWAQIAALLRQTLDTSPTIVVSGGAIEHLPAWAQLIADAVGLPVAQSGEPEATSRGIALLALQSLGVIASLDERPATLGAVAQPNMARWAEHQAAIERQAGWYERLYPPG
- the gndA gene encoding NADP-dependent phosphogluconate dehydrogenase, translated to MTQADIGVVGLAVMGQNLARNIASRGNRVAVYNRTYARTEALMRAHPDANLIPAADLPVFVASLKRPRRIILMVQAGAPVDAVIGEIQPLLEPGDILLDGGNSFFQDTERRTRDLEATGLRFLGVGISGGEEGALHGPSIMPGGPRAAYDEVAPILTAIAARAPDGTPCVSYLGPGGAGHYVKMVHNGIEYGDMQLIAEIYDLLRRGASLTADELADVFAEWSRGELSSFLIDITAEIFRTRDAETEQPLVDLVLDTAAQKGTGKWTSQNSFDLGIPIPTINAAVEARMLSALKPERVAAADALSGPTTTYTGERSALIAAARAALYASKICAYAQGMALLRAASAEYSYQLDLAAVAALWRAGCIIRARFLDDVTRAFRAAPDLPNLLLDEQFAAAIQERDAPWREALRTATELGIPTPALSSALAYYDSYRAARLPANLIQAQRDYFGAHTYQRIDRPGTFHSVWTER